One Pseudomonadota bacterium genomic window, AGGAATAAGATATTATAATAAGTATTTATTTTTTTGAATAATTAAACTTTTTTTGAGTATTTTTTTAGGGGAGGAAACACCATGAAGAAAACACATTGGCAATTCGGTTGCCGCTATGCCGGAAAAGACGCAGTTAAAGATATCCGCCGGGTGACGTGTAAGCGCTGTAAACGGATTTGGCTAGGTAGAGTTCGCAGATTAAAGGAGTACCGCCCGGATGATTGGCGGGATGAAACGCAGCAGGTTCCAAACATCTACACATCGTCTTTGCGTGCATAAGTTTGCACGGAAAGGGTTTGATTGCCGCCGATCAAAAAACAGCCTAATGGAGGTGATATAATGAACCGAACACCAGTAGACAATTTTGGTATCCGGGCAAAAGGACGCAAAGAACTTGCCAAAGCTGACCGAGGCGAATCGTTGACCAGGAAAGAAGCCATCCTTGCCAAATGTTATGAGTGCATGGGCGGCTATGACGACGGCAAATATGACTGCCTGGTGTCCACCTGCCCATTGTATCAATATATGCCATATCGTGATTGCGAACCCCGTACAAAACGAAATTAAGCAGCTGCCGGGGGTAGTTTTAGGGGGTTGGAACATTATAAACAAAGATATGGATAGCAAAGAGTGTTTCGAAATAAATCATCCCTGCATCCCCCCTTTTATTAACACGCCATAAATGAGGATTTGACATGACAAAAACACTTGACTGGCATAAAATCGCCCGGGACTACCAATACAGTGCAAAATCTATCGGCGAACTGGCGAAACAGAATGACTGCAGCCGGGCTGTCATTCAAAAGCGGGCTAAGAAGGAAGGCTGGGTGCGGGGCAACAAAAACGCCCCCGCCACTGTAGCCGCAACTAAACCACCTGAAATCCAAGTAAAACGAGGACGTGGACGGCCGAAGGTCTGGAGTAATGAAGCAGTTGACGCCGTGCTTGTCAAGTTTTCCCAATGGCTTGATGACGACCCCGACAACCTGCACCTGACCCAGTTCAGCGAAGCCGCGGGGCTGTCCAGCTCCCAGCTGGGCCACCTTCTCGATCGTTCAGAACGGTTCAGCGAAGGGTTACAGAGATTCAAACCAATCATTGCCGATAGAATCGCCCGGTTGGGCAGTCGAAGCAAGCTAAATCCAACGTTTTCAATTTTCTGGTTGAAGCAGTTTGGCTGGTCCGACCGTCAGGACATCCGGGTTGAACACTCATCCGGCGCAGCCCTTGACGCCGCCATTAACCGGGCTTATGCACAGGACAAAACGCCGGCCGCATCGCTGGGCAAAAAGCGGGAAAGAGAACAGCATGAAAAAAGGCAGAGTCCGAAAACCCTGCTTCGAAATCCTTGAAAGATGCAAAATCAAGAAAGAGGTGCTTGGCTTTTACATTTTAATTATTGACAATAAAACTTGTTGACCAGAAATAGTAATTACTAAAATCTGTTTCCCCAGATGGAACCACAAGAGTATAAAGATTATATACCCCTGATGGTAATAAAGAAATTTGGATATCCCCGTACAATGATTCATCTATAGCGGCAGAATTATTAGTTTTCCATTTTGGCAGAACAGTTACCTCCGTTAAAGAATGCAATACATTAGAACCATCAATCAAAAATAATGCATTTGAAAATCCGATGGCAAGATATACGTCCACTCCCTGTGAAAATGCAGGAAGAGCTACTTGTAAACTTAAATTACCAGATGACAGGTCACCAACGGCAAAGGGTTTACAATCTGCGGGGTTGGTTTCTTTAATTGGAAGTACAATTTGTGAATAGTTCCATGAATATTCCGCATTCAATGGGAACTGCCCATCTAATATATCTATGGTACAATTTCCCTGTATTGGTTCAGTAACGGTTATATAAGCAGTTTTACTTTCAGTTGTAGAACCTCCTGGCCCGGTGACTGTTAAGCTAACATTATACGTTCCCGGTTGTTGATATACATGTATTGGATTTTGATCAGTACTGGTAGTACCGTCACCGAAATTCCATGACCAGGAAGTGATCTCACCTGTTGATGAGTCAGTGAATTGAACGCTCAATTGCCCAACGCCGCTTTTAATATTTGATGTAAAATCAGATGCTGGCGGTAAGGGAGAAACAGCAGAAACGGTAATATTTTTCACATAACTATTATTGGACTCATCAGATTCACGAACACTGTTACCGGTATCAGCATTTATCATTATCGAATGTATACCTGATGTTAGTTTACCAATAGAATAGTCTTTCACGTTGGCATAATAACCAGCAAGAAGGCTGTCTGACGTCCATGTCTTCATAAGCACTTCGTCTATGTAAAGTGATGTTGTAAATGCAACCGGTATGTCCATATTGCTATTGTTTAGTAAAGCCCAATCAACATAAAGGACGTCTTCTTCAGTAAATACACTGTTGTCGGTATTATTCCCCTGCATGGAAGAAATAACTATTTTATCAGACCAACCATCAGGCTTGTAAGGTACTAAGTCCGCATATGGCACCTCCGGCAAATGTACTAATCCACTACCATAAACATTCTCTTTACCGGGTGTTCCAAGATCAACCGCATTAGATGCTAAATAATTTTTAATTTGGGTTGGTGTCAAGGCAGGATATTTCTGTTTTACCAAAGCGCAAATCCCGGCTACATGGGGTGCGGCAGCAGATGTTCCATAGAAATAATTACTGTATGATGCCGTTCTTACCCCTGCCGGCGCAACCAAATCTGGTTTGATCATTCCATCAACCGGTCCTTGGGAGCTATAATCTGCAATAGTAACATATGGTGGGGAATCAGCACGATGAACAGCACCAACGGTAATGACGTCGGGATTAGCTGCGGGACAATTTAGATTAACAGTTCCATACGCATCATGATATTTCAGGCTCGGAAATTTCGAATGGCCGACCAGCAATACAAGGGGTTGATCTTCAGCATTATATTTTTT contains:
- a CDS encoding S8 family serine peptidase, which encodes MIISPSKFCAIDFFKIIIIVILLLSASNSLAEGNNTDINLKIGPLLKREISKEKSEQNLLESYGVGEQKNTEEAETIIKVIVVIDANYLKPLPEDILRALTEKVELLGGRVGNHAFNNVQVWIPIGKIEELASWTKIKLIKKPTLPEPNDIVTGGLNFIGAGEWHNAGVTGKGVKVGVIDSGFSGYSSLLGTELPAIVETAYTGNQSDFISTIHGTACAEIVHDVAPDAELFLINVADMEVDFPLAVKWLKSKGVDVISSSIGLNLKYYSTMIYWMLKGDSYTSYLANKVLENLEQTKAQMNYMVSIVVASGVTWSQAAGNDGQKKWNGWFTDNDHDGLLNFSSYEDYNKIDTRGIVNDNVYVLLMWDFDDSLTYDDYNLYIVDQYKNIVDKSTINQWEIPLGIEACKFTVQPGKEYYAFVKKYNAEDQPLVLLVGHSKFPSLKYHDAYGTVNLNCPAANPDVITVGAVHRADSPPYVTIADYSSQGPVDGMIKPDLVAPAGVRTASYSNYFYGTSAAAPHVAGICALVKQKYPALTPTQIKNYLASNAVDLGTPGKENVYGSGLVHLPEVPYADLVPYKPDGWSDKIVISSMQGNNTDNSVFTEEDVLYVDWALLNNSNMDIPVAFTTSLYIDEVLMKTWTSDSLLAGYYANVKDYSIGKLTSGIHSIMINADTGNSVRESDESNNSYVKNITVSAVSPLPPASDFTSNIKSGVGQLSVQFTDSSTGEITSWSWNFGDGTTSTDQNPIHVYQQPGTYNVSLTVTGPGGSTTESKTAYITVTEPIQGNCTIDILDGQFPLNAEYSWNYSQIVLPIKETNPADCKPFAVGDLSSGNLSLQVALPAFSQGVDVYLAIGFSNALFLIDGSNVLHSLTEVTVLPKWKTNNSAAIDESLYGDIQISLLPSGVYNLYTLVVPSGETDFSNYYFWSTSFIVNN